A single genomic interval of Caretta caretta isolate rCarCar2 chromosome 23, rCarCar1.hap1, whole genome shotgun sequence harbors:
- the IZUMO1 gene encoding LOW QUALITY PROTEIN: izumo sperm-egg fusion protein 1 (The sequence of the model RefSeq protein was modified relative to this genomic sequence to represent the inferred CDS: deleted 1 base in 1 codon) yields the protein MAWAVWLALWVLGGPGGRGCLRCDPGSMRLLRELKGPYLARQLRGDPDLRARLEALLERSLQGLAELPIGPQTYMGVIDEKTMGEAAAHFRRAVTRIMENDFKDGQLFNEVMWSLQELRETFTSLMARFQREVFCPNKCGCMVHQFIDCRACGTEIYSCNRDLRCGERRLQVQQEDDLILDCALTWHRASYGAKSYRFYRVVEGVEQVIVTGPDAFLVKKEATVKDSGLYRCEMLNTQGWVCSELRFQVTVTPLLGNSTSPPLPPLLGPLTLPPPTRSPTPLGGPGDWTVWVIIGSSAGLVLLLLGGCACVYRRQQKVPEEDGGSQGGQLKT from the exons ATGGCCTGGGCGGTGTGGCTGGcgctgtgggtgctggggggtccAGGGGGCCGGGGCTGCCTGCGCTGCGACCCCGGCTCCATGCGGCTGctgcgggagctgaaggggcccTACCTGGCCAGGCAGCTGCGGGGGGACCCGGACCTGCGGGCGCGGCTGGAGGCCCTGCTCGAGCGCAGCCTCCAGGGGCTGGCGGAGCTGCCCATCGGGCCCCAGACATACATGGGGGTCATCG ATGAGAAGACGATGGGAGAAGCCGCCGCCCACTTCAGACGGGCCGTGACCCGAATCATGGAGAATGACTTCAAAG ATGGGCAGCTTTTCAACGAGGTGATGTGGAGTCTGCAGGAGCTGAGAGAGACCTTCACAAGCCTCATGGCCCGATTCCAGAGAGAGG TTTTTTGCCCGAATAAGTGTG GGTGCATGGTTCACCAGTTCATCGACTGTCGGGCCTGTGGCACCGAGATCTACTCCTGCAACCGGGACCTGCGCTGTGGGG AGCGGAGGCTGCAGGTCCAGCAGGAGGACGACCTGATCCTGGACTGTGCCTTGACCTGGCACCGTGCCAGCTACGGGGCCAAGAGCTACCGCTTCTACCGG GTGGTGGAGGGCGTGGAGCAGGTCATAGTCACGGGCCCCGATGCCTTCCTCGTGAAGAAAGAGGCGACAGTGAAGGACTCGGGGCTCTATCGCTGCGAGATGCTGAACACCCAGGGCTGGGTCTGCTCCGAGCTGCGCTTCCAGGTGACAG TGACTCCCCTGCTGGGGAATAGCACCTCACCGCCTTTGCCGCCCCTGCTGGGGCCCCTGacgctgcccccccccacc cggAGCCCGACCCCCCTGGGGGGGCCTGGAGACTGGACCGTCTGGGTCATCATCGGGAGCAGCGCCGGGCTGGTCCTACTGCTCCTCGGGGGCTG CGCCTGCGTCTATCGCCGCCAGCAGAAGGTGCCCGAGGAGGACGGTGGCAGCCAGGGGGGGCAGCTGAAGACATGA
- the MAMSTR gene encoding LOW QUALITY PROTEIN: MEF2-activating motif and SAP domain-containing transcriptional regulator (The sequence of the model RefSeq protein was modified relative to this genomic sequence to represent the inferred CDS: deleted 1 base in 1 codon) — MTLLASERSMLIRSKFRSVLQLRMQHRRSQEQHLLTPLTKPVPTYLEVNGTPEQSRANETLKVKVQTRTHKPGAAKGQFTEESGGDPSERKEKKTRLAEDLKEKLLQRPGPLELVTKNILSLDASLRDAAPPRPKKAKDPKPKVRKLKYHQYVPPAARPPRAPAPLDAAYARLLQQQQLFLQLQILQRQQPPAPPGPPTALCVPALHPLSTPLHLPEPPECQVPRLHPLSARYPPAPPECQPELLPANLDDLTKTSLGGWNGGVRLCPPRHPPHPQVSELRQQLRQRGQPVSGTKPALLERLKPFQCGGPRGRPPPALPPADRALREKQRLIESLTWELRREQQEADDLREELQLRKCRRGRPEGEPRPPSPLASHGPRPPAGETAEGTAPGREGFLVFCPPSCEPIGEDLELPLQITASPAPAPRSLEEELQEAIQKAQLVPSQSIEDILEEPLGCAGDLLPTDAPLLLPTEPRRPSSPLSQQGAPSKKPRRSPSAAAILDFPGHYDFLTPPSSSSSSPSDSLRGVFSPEPPEGPPSPGPRPAFDPVDWLEALTAGPASGMGPGAPGSSSIFSTDFFDSPELSVNHMIDLMVEQW, encoded by the exons atgACCCTGCTGGCCTCCGAGCGCTCCATGCTGATCCGCAGCAAGTTCCGATCCG tgctgcaGCTGAGGATGCAGCATCGCAGATCCCAGGAGCAGCATCTCCTGACAC ctctgACCAAGCCTGTCCCGACCTACCTGGAGGTGAACGGGACCCCAGAGCAGAGCCGG GCCAACGAGACCCTGAAGGTGAAAGTCCAGACGAGAACCCACAAACCAGGAGCTGCCAAGGGCCAGTTCACAGAAG agTCTGGGGGGGACCCCTCAGAGCGGAAGGAGAAGAAGACGCGTCTGGCCGAGGATCTGAAGGAGAAACTCCTGCAACGGCCGGGGCCGCTGGAACTCGTGACGAAAAACATCCTTTCCCTGGACGCCAGCCTCAGAGATGCT gccccccCACGCCCCAAGAAGGCAAAGGACCCCAAGCCCAAGGTGAGGAAGTTGAAGTACCACCAGTACGTGCCCCCCGCGGCCCGGCCCCCCCGGGCCCCGGCCCCCCTGGACGCCGCCTACGCCCgcctgctccagcagcagcagctttttctCCAGCTCCAGATCCTGCAGCGACAGCAGCCGccggcccccccgggaccccccacAGCGCTGTGcgtgccagccctgcaccccctga gtacccccctgcacctccctgaACCCCCTGAGTGCCAGGTACCCCGCCTGCACCCCCTGAGCGCCAGgtacccccctgcaccccctgagtGCCAG cctgagctgctgcctgccAACCTGGATGACCTGACA AAGACATCCTTGGGGGGGTGGAACGGGGGCGTCCGTCTGTgccccccccgacacccccctcacccccaggtgTCAGAGCTCCGGCAGCAGCTGCGCCAGCGCGGGCAGCCGGTGTCGGGCACCAAGCCGGCGCTGCTGGAGCGGCTGAAGCCCTTCCA GTGCGGGGGGCCCCGgggccgcccccccccggccctgccccccgccgacCGGGCGCTGAGGGAGAAGCAGCGGCTCATTGAGAGCCTGACCTGGGAGCTGCGGCGGGAGCAGCAGGAGGCCGACGACCTGCGGGAGGAGCTGCAGCTGCGCAAGTGCCGGAGAGGCCGCCCGGAGGGGGAGCCCCGGCCCCCCTCGCCCCTGGCCAGCCACGGCCCCCGGCCCCCCGCCGGGGAGACCGCCGAGGGCACGGCCCCCGGGAGAGAGGGCTTCCTG GTTTTCTGCCCCCCTTCCTGTGAGCCAATCGGGGAGGACCTAGAACTGCCCCTGCAGATCACggccagccccgccccggccccccgctccctggaggaggagctgcaggaggccatCCAGAAAGCCCAG CTGGTCCCAAGTCAGTCGATTGAAGACATCCTGGAGGAGCCGCTGGGGTGTGCAG GTGACCTGCTCCCCACGGATGCCCCCTTGCTGCTCCCCACGGAGCCACGCCGGCCCTCCTCGCCcctcagccagcagggggcacccagCAAGAAGCCCCGTCGCAGCCCGTCGGCAGCGGCCATCTTGGATTTCCCTGGCCACTACGActtcctcacccctccctcctcctcctcctcgtcccccTCGGACTCCCTGCGCGGGGTCTTCTCCCCGGAGCCCCCGGAGGGGCCCCCATCGCCCGGCCCCCGGCCCGCCTTCGACCCCGTCGATTGGCTGGAGGCCTTGACGGCTGGCCCGGCCTCAGGGATGGGGCCCGGTgcccccggcagcagcagcatcttctcCACTGACTTCTTTGACTCGCCCGAACTGAGCGTCAACCACATGATTGACCTGATGGTGGAGCAGTGGTAG